One region of Haladaptatus cibarius D43 genomic DNA includes:
- the ppc gene encoding phosphoenolpyruvate carboxylase, which yields MRLHTRDVSQDVRELGGLLGDVLSRLGSEEAFESVETLRTESIDYRRGETDSRDAVRGEISGLSPELSGHVARSFATYFELINLAEERQRVRAIREGTQEGTLDDSLRATAETLAEEDADPETVQRVLADVAVVPTFTAHPTEARRKTVKAKLRSVASLLSELDERRLTDREQAKLERQLESEVTGLWETRQVRKRRPDVTDEARNVLWYLENVLFDIVGEVYDELDRTVGEEFDTDVPELFSFRSWAGSDRDGNPYVTPEITAETLANQREVVLERYRDELKRLSGVLSQDGDRARTSNEFKSSLESDRERFPAIAERATDRYPDEPYRQKLALMRVRIDRVGDVRPGGYADAEELLTDVTVIADSLRENGGEAVVETEVDPLLRQVETFDFSLASLDLRDHQENHTTAIAEALARKGFDYDSMNEEERVELLTDAILQDEPIISLDPEGLSETAGRVLTLFSETANWQKEYGQTAIDTYCISMTEEASHVLEVLFLADQAGIVDLPGYSGLDVVPLLETEYALSGARRIIGTLFENEAYAAALEARGGSQEIMLGYSDSNKENGFLAANWSLYKNQKRLAEIAEEYDVTLRLFHGRGGSISRGGGPMNEALLALPRETVSGQVKFTEQGEAIAEKYANPAIAERNVEQMLDAQIRARYDAIDEGSESLPEEWTETMDVAADTARDAYRDLLESEGFVSYFEQTTPIQVIEDLNLGSRPASRSGERTVEDLRAIPWVFSWTQSRCILPGWYALAAGLDSVIEDGKMDTLKEMYEEWPFFRTTLDNATLALARTDLEISAEYATLAEDDLREEFFPRLEAEHERCVELVTEITGRDELLEREWLQNSLERRNPYVDPLNLLQVNLLRQTHLTETERRALRLTVTGVAAGMKNTG from the coding sequence ATGCGATTACATACCCGCGACGTTAGCCAAGACGTACGCGAACTCGGCGGTTTGCTCGGTGACGTGCTTTCTCGGCTTGGCTCGGAGGAAGCGTTCGAGTCGGTCGAAACCCTGCGAACCGAATCAATCGACTACCGGCGTGGGGAAACCGATTCCCGCGATGCGGTTCGGGGCGAAATCAGTGGGCTGTCGCCGGAACTGTCGGGGCACGTCGCCCGTTCGTTTGCGACCTACTTCGAACTCATCAACCTCGCGGAGGAGCGCCAGCGAGTCCGCGCGATTCGGGAGGGAACGCAGGAAGGCACCTTGGATGATAGCCTTCGGGCGACCGCCGAAACGCTGGCCGAGGAGGATGCCGACCCGGAAACCGTCCAGCGGGTGCTTGCGGACGTAGCGGTCGTTCCGACGTTTACCGCCCATCCGACGGAAGCGCGCCGGAAGACGGTGAAGGCGAAACTGCGGTCGGTTGCGAGCCTGCTGTCCGAGTTGGACGAGCGCAGACTGACCGACAGGGAGCAGGCGAAACTGGAGCGACAGTTGGAAAGCGAAGTGACCGGACTGTGGGAAACCCGCCAAGTGAGAAAGCGCAGGCCGGATGTGACCGACGAAGCGCGAAACGTGCTCTGGTATCTCGAAAACGTCCTGTTCGACATCGTCGGTGAGGTGTACGACGAACTCGATCGCACGGTCGGCGAGGAGTTCGACACCGACGTTCCGGAGCTATTTTCGTTCCGCTCGTGGGCCGGGAGCGACCGCGACGGCAACCCCTACGTCACGCCCGAAATCACGGCGGAGACGCTTGCCAACCAGCGCGAGGTCGTGCTGGAACGCTACCGCGACGAACTGAAACGACTTTCTGGGGTGCTAAGTCAGGACGGTGACCGAGCCCGGACGAGCAATGAGTTCAAATCGAGCCTCGAAAGCGACCGGGAGCGATTTCCCGCCATCGCCGAGCGGGCGACCGACCGCTATCCCGACGAACCCTACCGCCAGAAACTCGCCCTGATGCGGGTTCGAATCGACCGCGTGGGCGACGTGCGACCCGGTGGCTACGCCGACGCCGAGGAACTGCTGACCGACGTGACCGTCATCGCGGACAGCCTCCGCGAAAACGGCGGAGAGGCGGTCGTCGAGACGGAAGTTGACCCACTCTTGCGGCAGGTCGAAACCTTCGATTTCTCTCTCGCCTCGCTGGATTTGCGCGACCATCAGGAAAACCACACAACGGCGATTGCGGAGGCGCTGGCCCGCAAGGGCTTCGACTACGATTCGATGAACGAGGAGGAGCGCGTCGAATTGCTCACGGACGCGATTTTGCAGGACGAACCGATTATCAGCCTCGACCCGGAGGGGCTTTCGGAGACGGCTGGTCGGGTGCTGACGCTGTTTTCGGAAACCGCGAACTGGCAGAAGGAGTACGGACAAACGGCAATCGACACCTACTGCATCAGCATGACCGAAGAGGCGAGCCACGTCCTCGAAGTGCTGTTTCTGGCAGACCAAGCCGGAATCGTTGATTTGCCCGGCTACTCCGGACTGGACGTGGTTCCCCTGCTCGAAACCGAGTACGCCCTCTCGGGTGCCCGGCGTATCATCGGGACGCTGTTCGAAAACGAAGCCTACGCCGCGGCATTGGAGGCCCGCGGCGGCAGTCAGGAAATCATGCTCGGCTACTCCGATTCGAACAAGGAAAACGGCTTTTTGGCGGCGAACTGGAGCCTCTACAAGAATCAGAAGCGACTCGCCGAAATCGCCGAGGAGTACGACGTGACCCTTCGCCTGTTCCACGGGCGCGGCGGGTCGATTTCCCGCGGCGGCGGGCCGATGAACGAAGCCCTGCTCGCGCTTCCGCGTGAAACTGTCTCCGGACAGGTGAAGTTCACCGAGCAAGGCGAGGCCATCGCCGAGAAGTACGCCAATCCTGCGATTGCCGAGCGCAACGTCGAACAGATGTTGGACGCCCAGATTCGCGCGCGCTACGACGCGATAGACGAAGGCTCCGAATCGCTTCCCGAGGAGTGGACGGAAACGATGGACGTGGCGGCGGATACGGCCCGTGACGCCTACCGCGACCTGCTCGAATCGGAGGGATTCGTCTCCTACTTCGAGCAGACGACGCCGATTCAGGTCATCGAAGACCTGAATCTCGGGTCGCGCCCCGCCTCCCGTTCCGGCGAGCGAACCGTGGAAGACCTCCGGGCGATTCCGTGGGTGTTCTCGTGGACGCAATCGCGCTGTATCCTGCCGGGGTGGTACGCCCTCGCGGCCGGATTGGACTCCGTCATCGAGGACGGAAAGATGGACACTCTGAAAGAAATGTACGAGGAGTGGCCCTTCTTCCGCACGACGCTGGACAACGCCACGTTGGCGCTCGCCCGCACCGACCTCGAAATTTCGGCGGAGTACGCGACCCTCGCGGAGGACGACCTGCGCGAGGAGTTCTTCCCGCGATTGGAGGCGGAACACGAGCGTTGTGTCGAGCTCGTTACGGAAATCACAGGCCGGGACGAACTGCTCGAACGAGAGTGGCTTCAAAACAGCCTCGAACGGCGAAATCCCTACGTTGACCCGCTCAACCTGCTTCAAGTGAACCTCCTTCGTCAAACCCACCTTACCGAGACGGAGCGTCGGGCGCTCCGTCTCACGGTAACCGGCGTTGCAGCGGGGATGAAAAACACAGGATAG
- a CDS encoding transcription factor S, translating into MQFCDDCGSMMKSMGSKMVCANSDCQATTAKDEERAKEFVSTEEQGDSEIIETEEGADFEGKPTATDITCDKCGHGEAWYTIKQTASADEPPTRFFKCKECGYRWRGYN; encoded by the coding sequence ATGCAATTCTGCGACGACTGCGGCTCCATGATGAAATCCATGGGGTCGAAGATGGTCTGTGCGAACAGCGACTGTCAGGCGACCACCGCAAAGGACGAAGAGCGCGCGAAGGAGTTCGTCTCCACGGAAGAACAGGGCGATTCGGAAATCATCGAAACGGAAGAGGGCGCGGATTTTGAGGGCAAACCGACCGCCACGGACATCACCTGTGACAAATGCGGCCACGGCGAAGCGTGGTACACCATCAAACAGACCGCCTCCGCCGACGAACCGCCGACGCGATTTTTCAAATGTAAGGAGTGTGGCTATCGCTGGCGGGGATACAACTAA
- a CDS encoding DedA family protein, whose translation MRVSPDETDRASRWFRRWGKHSVLWGRLLPVLRSVISIPAGFAEMEFRKFVVYTTVGALAFNLLVTGLVYVGRDDLLHLLSVLP comes from the coding sequence ATCCGTGTTTCGCCGGACGAAACCGACCGTGCGAGTCGCTGGTTCCGTAGATGGGGCAAACACTCCGTCCTGTGGGGGCGACTTCTGCCCGTTTTGCGCTCCGTCATCTCGATTCCCGCCGGATTCGCGGAGATGGAGTTCCGGAAGTTCGTCGTCTACACGACGGTTGGCGCGCTCGCGTTCAATTTGCTGGTCACGGGATTGGTGTACGTTGGCCGGGACGACCTCCTGCATCTGCTTTCGGTGCTTCCGTAG
- a CDS encoding DedA family protein, which yields MSGLTETALSLIQQYGFLAVFVFAFLESSMLFPLFPSEFVVPTAAGLLVRDPVLFALFVIAMTVGTVVGSLLPYFVGHEGHDAIDKYGRYPCFAGRNRPCESLVP from the coding sequence ATGAGTGGACTCACCGAAACGGCTCTGTCGCTCATCCAGCAGTACGGCTTCCTCGCCGTCTTCGTGTTCGCGTTTTTAGAATCCTCGATGCTGTTTCCGCTCTTCCCGAGCGAATTTGTCGTTCCAACGGCGGCGGGACTGCTCGTCCGCGACCCGGTTTTGTTCGCCCTGTTCGTCATCGCGATGACGGTCGGAACGGTCGTCGGCAGTCTATTGCCGTACTTCGTCGGCCACGAGGGCCACGACGCGATAGACAAGTACGGTCGCTATCCGTGTTTCGCCGGACGAAACCGACCGTGCGAGTCGCTGGTTCCGTAG
- a CDS encoding coiled-coil domain-containing protein → MASEDVGKTHTPELPDSVTRWLDEKADELDISRQQLLSELLTAHRALDEDDDIDGELDTLREEFMSKLADVRERVVQVKRETDRKASADHDHPDLRNELADIQRAAEELDALRERVAENRERTDDGFENYESVLEYLTETTDELENRLDVLARALVSVRGQTRTLATQNATRAATAELARTANRNGITSAKCGECGTGVTISLLTEPSCPHCSVTFEDVEPKQGFFGSNRLVVGRPPAIEGDTLDSDVDELVDEVEAMRDAEEMSEDE, encoded by the coding sequence ATGGCGAGTGAAGATGTGGGGAAGACGCACACGCCGGAGTTGCCCGATTCGGTAACTCGGTGGCTGGACGAGAAAGCCGACGAACTCGACATTTCGCGCCAGCAACTGCTCTCGGAACTGCTTACTGCACATCGCGCTCTGGACGAGGACGACGATATTGACGGCGAACTCGACACTCTTCGCGAGGAGTTCATGTCGAAACTGGCCGACGTGCGAGAGCGCGTCGTGCAGGTCAAACGCGAAACGGACAGGAAAGCATCCGCCGACCACGACCATCCCGACCTGCGAAACGAACTGGCCGACATTCAGCGCGCGGCCGAGGAACTTGACGCCCTGCGCGAGCGCGTTGCGGAGAACCGCGAGCGCACGGACGACGGGTTCGAGAACTACGAATCGGTGCTGGAGTACCTCACCGAGACGACCGACGAGTTGGAAAACCGTCTCGACGTGCTCGCTCGCGCGCTTGTCTCCGTCCGCGGTCAGACGCGCACGCTCGCCACGCAAAACGCGACACGGGCCGCGACCGCGGAACTCGCTCGCACGGCGAACCGAAACGGCATCACGAGCGCCAAATGCGGCGAGTGTGGGACGGGCGTCACCATCTCGCTTTTAACCGAACCGTCCTGTCCCCACTGTAGCGTGACGTTCGAGGACGTCGAACCGAAACAGGGCTTTTTCGGGTCGAATCGACTCGTCGTCGGTCGGCCGCCTGCAATCGAAGGGGACACGCTCGATTCCGACGTGGACGAACTGGTGGATGAAGTCGAGGCGATGAGAGACGCCGAAGAAATGAGCGAGGACGAATAG
- a CDS encoding SDR family NAD(P)-dependent oxidoreductase: MDGLTAVVTGGTRGIGRQVARTFADEGANVALCGREADAVDETVADIEDAGGSAVGLRADVRDEFDVERLMETAARFENDGIDIVVANAGIYHGAPGETPLTAEPYAAFDDTFRTNCRGVFTTIRESLPHLTENARIVVPTGGIGHKTEAGYGSYAVSKAGAEAVVRGFSAEIDQPVMGLDPGVVATKMMHGEGRDPEEITGMFVWAATDVEDVTGEIVGLKQWREATR; this comes from the coding sequence ATGGACGGATTGACGGCGGTCGTCACGGGCGGGACACGAGGAATCGGTCGGCAGGTTGCACGCACATTTGCGGACGAAGGTGCGAACGTCGCCCTCTGTGGGCGCGAGGCGGATGCAGTGGACGAAACCGTCGCCGACATCGAAGACGCGGGCGGGAGCGCCGTCGGCCTCCGGGCCGACGTGCGCGACGAGTTCGACGTGGAGCGACTGATGGAAACCGCGGCCAGATTCGAAAACGACGGTATCGACATCGTCGTGGCGAACGCCGGAATTTACCACGGAGCGCCGGGTGAGACGCCGCTCACCGCCGAACCCTACGCCGCGTTCGACGACACGTTCCGGACGAACTGCCGGGGCGTGTTCACCACGATTCGGGAGTCGCTCCCCCATCTCACCGAAAACGCCAGAATCGTCGTTCCGACTGGCGGAATTGGCCACAAAACGGAGGCCGGATACGGTTCTTACGCTGTCTCAAAAGCCGGGGCAGAGGCAGTTGTTCGCGGGTTTTCCGCGGAAATCGACCAGCCAGTCATGGGACTCGACCCCGGTGTCGTCGCCACGAAAATGATGCACGGAGAGGGCCGCGACCCCGAGGAAATCACGGGGATGTTCGTCTGGGCAGCAACGGACGTGGAGGACGTGACCGGCGAAATCGTCGGGCTGAAACAGTGGCGAGAAGCGACGAGATAG
- a CDS encoding metal-dependent hydrolase has protein sequence MYQPGHFGVALALYAPIGGVLVAAGLPNHAFLGVCLSLSLAMLPDLDSKTSRLQHRGPTHSIPFALLVGLLLGAVAGVLAGIEAGASAGLWFAGFGLLVGTLAIVSHLLADVLTPMGIRPFWPVSDRHFTLDITLASDTKANYLLFAGGTVIITGAWFLGHAFG, from the coding sequence ATGTACCAACCGGGTCATTTCGGCGTCGCACTCGCGCTCTACGCGCCGATTGGCGGTGTTCTTGTCGCCGCCGGACTGCCAAACCACGCGTTTTTGGGTGTCTGCCTCTCTCTTTCGCTGGCGATGCTTCCCGACCTCGATTCGAAGACGAGCAGACTCCAACATCGCGGCCCCACACATTCGATTCCGTTCGCGCTCCTCGTCGGATTACTCTTGGGTGCTGTGGCGGGCGTTCTCGCTGGAATCGAGGCTGGTGCTTCTGCCGGACTGTGGTTTGCCGGATTCGGACTGTTGGTCGGGACGCTCGCCATCGTTTCCCACCTCCTCGCGGACGTGCTGACGCCGATGGGGATTCGCCCGTTCTGGCCGGTTTCGGACAGGCATTTCACGCTCGACATCACGCTGGCCAGCGACACGAAGGCGAACTACCTGCTGTTCGCGGGCGGAACCGTCATCATCACTGGCGCGTGGTTCCTCGGCCACGCTTTCGGCTGA
- a CDS encoding DUF7344 domain-containing protein has translation MDGQILSVEHIFDVLTAPERRAVLYVLCKRENTMSVDDLSSYVASDEIDFIQDSSEQIATSLHHLHLPKLEQFSLVEYDRDSNTVTANGLPRRLKRYLQITAADEMEACSEDATTSERTA, from the coding sequence GTGGATGGACAAATCCTCTCGGTGGAACATATCTTCGACGTTCTCACTGCTCCGGAACGGCGCGCAGTGCTGTACGTCCTGTGCAAACGAGAGAACACCATGAGTGTAGACGATTTGAGTAGTTACGTGGCGTCGGACGAAATCGATTTCATACAGGATTCGTCGGAACAAATCGCTACGTCCCTTCATCACCTCCATCTGCCAAAGCTCGAACAGTTTTCGCTCGTCGAGTATGACCGCGATTCGAACACGGTGACGGCAAATGGACTACCACGGCGACTCAAGCGGTATCTTCAAATCACGGCGGCGGACGAAATGGAAGCGTGTTCAGAAGACGCAACTACGTCGGAGCGGACTGCTTAG
- a CDS encoding alpha/beta hydrolase, giving the protein MTSTRARGTFEESSEEPELSRLRYAKNDADFESEGTRCAGWLYTPEGETKPPVILMAPGFGAERTFGLPEIAKRFVARGFAVFLFDYRNFGDSDGEPRTLVHSSRHVEDWEAAIDHVRGLDAIDRRKIALWGTSYSGGHVIEAAADDHRISAVVAQTPFLDGRAVTRSAGIKKSLSGTISGVRDLVRKYTFRSPRTVPIVGDPDEFAVINAPGAKAGYMDIVPDPPVWENEVPARVFLDIPRYRPISVIEDVPCPLFLLAGRDDEVVSASSVQEAAEKADATYVELPIGHFDVYDSASEEVLGYEMAFLDQHLRD; this is encoded by the coding sequence ATGACGAGCACACGGGCACGCGGGACGTTCGAGGAGTCGTCGGAGGAACCCGAACTGTCGCGGTTGCGGTACGCGAAGAACGACGCCGATTTCGAGAGCGAGGGAACGCGCTGTGCCGGATGGCTGTACACGCCGGAAGGTGAAACGAAACCGCCGGTTATCCTGATGGCCCCCGGGTTTGGCGCGGAACGGACGTTCGGCTTGCCGGAAATCGCAAAGCGGTTCGTCGCCCGCGGATTTGCAGTGTTTCTGTTCGACTACCGAAATTTCGGCGACAGCGACGGCGAACCGAGAACCCTCGTGCACTCCTCCCGACATGTCGAAGATTGGGAAGCGGCCATCGACCACGTCCGGGGACTCGACGCCATCGACCGGCGGAAAATCGCACTGTGGGGAACGTCGTACAGCGGTGGCCACGTCATCGAAGCGGCGGCGGACGACCACCGAATTTCCGCCGTCGTCGCGCAGACTCCCTTCCTCGACGGGCGAGCAGTGACGCGGTCGGCAGGAATCAAGAAGTCGCTTTCAGGGACGATTTCGGGAGTGCGCGACCTCGTCCGAAAGTACACGTTCCGGAGCCCGCGAACCGTCCCAATCGTCGGCGACCCTGACGAGTTTGCAGTAATAAACGCGCCGGGTGCAAAAGCGGGATACATGGACATTGTCCCCGACCCGCCGGTGTGGGAAAACGAGGTTCCGGCGCGCGTGTTCCTCGATATTCCGCGTTACCGCCCGATTTCGGTTATCGAGGATGTGCCATGTCCACTATTCTTGCTGGCGGGGCGGGACGATGAAGTCGTCTCCGCCTCCTCGGTACAAGAAGCCGCGGAGAAAGCCGACGCGACCTACGTCGAACTTCCAATCGGTCATTTCGACGTGTACGATTCGGCGTCGGAGGAGGTTCTGGGCTACGAAATGGCGTTTCTCGACCAACATCTTCGTGATTGA
- a CDS encoding ZIP family metal transporter, whose translation MLEELFVRILGQNRVLWGLAGGLIIAALNTLGALLVLVWQNPSERSLDSALGFAAGVILSASFTSLILPGIEIGGVFPVGVGFGAGNLGDALALTLAIGIQNVPEGLAVSVAARNAGFESLFYAAIAGIRTGLVEIPLAVFGAFAVQVATPMLPYAMGFAAGGMLFVISDEIVPETHARGNERAATLGMMFGIVVMLVLDVLLG comes from the coding sequence ATGCTGGAAGAGCTGTTCGTTCGAATCCTGGGGCAAAACCGTGTCCTGTGGGGACTCGCTGGTGGCCTCATTATCGCGGCGCTCAACACGCTCGGTGCACTGCTCGTTCTGGTCTGGCAAAACCCCTCGGAACGCTCGCTGGATTCGGCGCTCGGATTCGCCGCGGGGGTCATACTCTCCGCGAGTTTCACGAGCCTCATCCTCCCCGGCATCGAGATTGGTGGCGTGTTTCCAGTCGGTGTCGGCTTCGGTGCGGGCAATCTCGGCGATGCACTCGCGCTGACGCTGGCAATCGGGATTCAGAACGTTCCGGAGGGGTTGGCCGTCTCCGTCGCGGCGCGAAACGCCGGATTCGAGTCGCTCTTTTACGCCGCAATCGCGGGCATCCGAACCGGACTGGTCGAGATTCCGCTAGCCGTTTTCGGTGCCTTCGCGGTACAGGTCGCCACGCCGATGCTTCCCTACGCGATGGGGTTCGCCGCAGGCGGCATGCTGTTCGTCATCAGCGACGAAATCGTCCCCGAAACGCACGCTCGCGGAAACGAGCGTGCGGCCACCCTCGGGATGATGTTCGGCATCGTCGTGATGCTCGTTCTCGACGTGTTGCTGGGTTAG
- a CDS encoding Na+/H+ antiporter NhaC family protein — translation MASEFGALSLVPPLLAIVLAVVTRRAMLSLFIGIWVGAIIIVNEVSFVGGFHFEPTSPGVAQMFDWVINSIGNSTFNAKILVFTLLIGAGIALIWQLGGAFAITRFATRRIDSHRRAGITTWLLGLLWNFDDYANNAIVGSSMKDIADEMKMSREKLAYILDSTAAPMATIGLSSWVAFEIGLIHTQYEELGIQGETPTAATTFLQSIPFNMYAILALAMVGIIVITQRDFGEMLTAENRAQQTGNVIREDAQPLQSIKEDLGEPALENAPLRMFVLPVFALVSVVIAGAVITGYAPGRTPVEMFENTDVAGALVWGSFAMVATGIVLSQVHGAMSLDETMETVLDGFGTMLPAVSILVLAWSIGSVATALETGAYVTAYAEGVVSPLMLPVVIFLISAFISLAIGTSWGTMSIMTPIVVPMAWSIGGESSQLIAMAVGAMFSGAIFGDNCSPISDTTVLASTFSGSDHIDHVRTQMYYAGTVLIATAVMYLLYGLTNINPLILLPVGVVVLVALVYLFSEWDAKRKNVPSKPAAKRQSRPDVTSDD, via the coding sequence ATGGCATCGGAATTTGGAGCACTGTCGCTGGTACCGCCGCTACTTGCCATCGTACTGGCCGTCGTCACGCGCCGAGCGATGCTGTCGCTGTTCATCGGCATCTGGGTCGGCGCCATCATCATAGTCAACGAAGTCAGCTTCGTCGGTGGTTTCCATTTCGAACCCACAAGTCCGGGGGTCGCGCAGATGTTCGATTGGGTTATCAATTCGATCGGCAATAGTACGTTCAACGCGAAAATTCTCGTCTTTACCCTGCTGATAGGGGCCGGGATTGCACTTATCTGGCAATTGGGTGGTGCGTTTGCCATCACGCGATTCGCCACTCGGCGAATCGACTCGCATCGTAGGGCGGGAATTACGACGTGGCTCCTCGGCCTTCTTTGGAACTTCGACGATTACGCCAACAACGCCATCGTCGGCAGTTCGATGAAGGACATCGCAGACGAGATGAAGATGTCTCGCGAGAAATTGGCGTACATCCTCGATTCGACCGCCGCGCCGATGGCGACCATCGGACTTTCCAGTTGGGTGGCGTTCGAAATCGGACTGATACACACCCAGTACGAGGAACTCGGCATTCAGGGAGAGACACCCACCGCGGCCACGACGTTCCTCCAGAGCATCCCCTTCAATATGTACGCGATTCTCGCGCTGGCGATGGTCGGTATCATCGTCATCACACAGCGCGATTTCGGCGAGATGCTCACCGCCGAAAACCGCGCTCAGCAAACTGGAAACGTCATTCGCGAAGACGCCCAGCCACTGCAAAGCATCAAGGAGGATTTGGGCGAACCCGCACTCGAAAACGCACCCCTCAGGATGTTCGTTTTGCCGGTCTTTGCGCTCGTCAGCGTCGTCATCGCTGGAGCCGTGATAACGGGATACGCCCCCGGGCGGACACCGGTCGAGATGTTCGAAAACACGGACGTCGCTGGCGCGCTCGTCTGGGGTTCGTTCGCCATGGTCGCGACGGGCATCGTCCTGTCGCAGGTTCACGGCGCGATGAGTTTAGACGAGACGATGGAAACCGTTCTCGACGGATTCGGGACGATGCTTCCGGCAGTCAGTATCCTCGTGTTGGCGTGGTCGATTGGTTCTGTCGCCACCGCGCTGGAAACCGGCGCGTATGTCACGGCATACGCGGAAGGAGTCGTCTCGCCGCTCATGCTTCCGGTCGTCATCTTCCTCATCTCCGCGTTCATCTCCCTCGCAATCGGTACGTCGTGGGGAACGATGTCGATAATGACGCCAATCGTGGTTCCGATGGCGTGGAGCATCGGCGGCGAGTCGTCGCAACTCATCGCAATGGCCGTGGGTGCGATGTTCAGCGGCGCTATTTTCGGCGACAACTGCTCGCCCATTTCCGACACCACTGTTCTCGCATCGACGTTCTCCGGGTCTGACCACATCGACCACGTTCGTACCCAGATGTACTACGCGGGAACCGTCCTCATCGCAACGGCGGTCATGTACCTGTTGTACGGACTCACGAACATCAATCCGCTCATCCTGCTTCCGGTCGGTGTCGTGGTGCTGGTCGCACTGGTCTACCTGTTTTCGGAGTGGGACGCAAAGCGCAAGAACGTCCCGTCGAAACCGGCGGCAAAGCGACAGTCGAGGCCGGACGTGACCAGCGACGACTAG
- a CDS encoding sensor histidine kinase: MVSSDPAIYKTAFRETRNPAVITDANFVIQDVNEACVDFTGYSRDELVGDTPMSLFSEPAVYEAMIESLSKGEPWVGGFETTMKDGRMIYGRGSCVPIHTGGELRGYAGFFTDLTERRQYEQSLRILNRVLRHNLRNDANVVLGHVDIVADELEDEELVESLSTARKRIDSIVKYAETARNLDELLSERTDPSLTPIRLDELLRAELRAARKRYPEAEFAAELGSAPVFVAADAAIGTAIEAVFENAVEHNDSSVPTVSVQLDGDESAATLTVADDGPGISADERDLIFGREEISPLHHGQGLDLFFVDRLLEKYGGDIWVENSDDGAVFKLQFRVIAADDAEAEFEGSNAE, encoded by the coding sequence ATGGTGTCCTCCGACCCAGCCATCTACAAGACCGCGTTTCGGGAGACGAGAAATCCCGCCGTCATCACCGACGCGAATTTCGTCATACAGGATGTAAATGAGGCCTGCGTCGATTTCACCGGCTACAGCAGGGACGAACTCGTCGGGGACACGCCGATGAGTCTGTTTAGCGAACCAGCCGTGTACGAAGCAATGATAGAATCGTTGTCGAAGGGCGAACCGTGGGTCGGTGGATTCGAGACGACGATGAAAGACGGACGGATGATTTACGGTCGAGGGTCGTGCGTCCCGATTCACACTGGTGGCGAACTGCGTGGATACGCCGGATTCTTCACAGACCTCACCGAGCGCCGCCAGTACGAACAGAGCTTGCGAATCCTGAACCGCGTCCTCCGGCACAACCTACGAAACGATGCGAACGTCGTCCTCGGACACGTGGATATAGTGGCCGACGAACTGGAGGACGAGGAATTAGTGGAATCCCTTTCGACCGCCCGCAAACGTATCGATTCCATCGTCAAGTACGCGGAAACCGCCCGAAATCTGGATGAACTGCTCTCCGAGCGAACTGACCCATCGCTTACGCCCATTCGCCTTGACGAACTCCTCCGAGCCGAACTCCGTGCCGCGCGGAAACGGTATCCGGAGGCCGAGTTCGCTGCCGAACTGGGTTCCGCTCCCGTCTTCGTCGCCGCCGATGCTGCCATCGGAACTGCAATCGAGGCCGTGTTCGAAAACGCCGTCGAACACAACGATTCGTCAGTACCAACCGTTTCAGTCCAACTCGACGGCGACGAGTCGGCCGCCACACTGACGGTTGCTGACGACGGCCCGGGAATTTCGGCGGACGAACGCGACCTGATTTTCGGTCGGGAGGAAATCAGCCCACTTCACCACGGACAGGGCCTCGACCTCTTTTTCGTCGACCGTCTGCTGGAGAAGTACGGCGGCGACATCTGGGTCGAAAACAGCGACGACGGCGCGGTGTTCAAACTCCAGTTCAGGGTGATTGCCGCGGACGATGCCGAAGCGGAGTTCGAAGGGTCGAACGCCGAATAA